A single window of Rubripirellula lacrimiformis DNA harbors:
- a CDS encoding glycosyltransferase family 25 protein, whose product MKMEIERAVVINLDRDSQRLERFYQALPADWPFPRPERFSAFDGSRLPCPPWWVAGDAAWGCFRSHQCVIEQAISDGAQSLLVMEDDAFCHAEFSTLFKAFERELPIDWQWVYLGGQHIQREQGLPIRISEPVYRPFNAHRSHAYAFRGATAMQMVAAHLHDRDAWGEKHHVDHRFGELHAEFDGGLYCPDRWLIGQEAGFSNIKQKHLDANFFPDARSFYDLRIDHPVIAVVGSSHRQRMIVAAILHRLGISFGTARPPEAIAEAPESYCAPGFDSVCDHLVTGQSWNLVNDQAFRVAHLRMWADRRLKAAKNEMPIGATHRKLALLYKDVQAAWPQTTFIAIAGDDERIGIEAVHDRSVDSAINELASGAKVHCIKKVDFDAPEQLVERLAAMVGVEFKPADVATAKQLAISLCRNA is encoded by the coding sequence ATGAAAATGGAGATTGAACGGGCTGTTGTGATCAACCTCGATCGCGATAGCCAGCGGTTGGAACGATTCTATCAGGCTTTGCCTGCCGATTGGCCTTTTCCACGACCGGAGCGGTTCTCGGCTTTCGATGGTTCGCGACTCCCTTGCCCGCCTTGGTGGGTGGCTGGTGATGCCGCCTGGGGCTGCTTTCGTTCACACCAGTGCGTAATTGAGCAGGCGATCAGCGACGGAGCCCAATCACTGTTGGTGATGGAAGATGATGCATTCTGCCATGCTGAATTTAGCACGCTCTTTAAAGCATTCGAACGCGAACTCCCTATCGATTGGCAGTGGGTCTATCTCGGTGGTCAACATATTCAACGCGAACAGGGGCTGCCGATTCGAATAAGCGAACCTGTGTACCGGCCGTTCAATGCGCATCGTAGCCACGCTTACGCATTCCGCGGTGCCACTGCAATGCAAATGGTCGCCGCTCATTTACATGACCGAGACGCCTGGGGCGAAAAGCATCACGTCGATCACCGCTTCGGTGAATTGCACGCGGAGTTCGATGGCGGTTTGTACTGTCCTGATCGCTGGCTGATCGGACAAGAAGCTGGGTTTAGCAACATCAAACAGAAACACCTTGACGCAAACTTTTTCCCGGATGCGCGGTCGTTCTACGATTTGCGAATCGATCATCCGGTCATTGCGGTTGTCGGCAGCAGTCATCGGCAACGTATGATTGTTGCGGCAATCCTTCATCGTCTGGGTATCTCTTTCGGGACCGCACGTCCGCCGGAGGCCATTGCTGAAGCACCGGAATCGTACTGCGCCCCCGGTTTCGATTCGGTTTGCGATCATCTCGTCACGGGGCAGAGTTGGAATCTAGTTAACGACCAAGCGTTCCGCGTTGCTCATCTTCGGATGTGGGCTGATCGACGTTTGAAGGCGGCAAAAAATGAAATGCCGATCGGCGCGACGCATCGAAAGCTTGCGTTGCTTTATAAAGACGTTCAAGCAGCCTGGCCTCAAACAACTTTCATCGCCATCGCTGGCGATGATGAACGCATTGGTATCGAAGCGGTTCACGATCGCAGCGTCGATTCAGCGATCAACGAGTTGGCGTCAGGTGCGAAAGTGCATTGCATCAAGAAAGTGGACTTCGATGCCCCTGAACAACTCGTGGAGCGACTGGCTGCCATGGTTGGTGTGGAATTCAAACCCGCCGATGTTGCCACCGCGAAGCAATTGGCGATTTCTCTTTGCCGAAACGCCTGA
- a CDS encoding sulfotransferase domain-containing protein — translation MKSLVWLASYPKSGNTWMRLLFAAYQKSPDDEKFELSDAYHATMSESRRQAFERIAGKTDLTNQEIDELREAVQIDLSNRVRPPVLIKTHSARVQHNGFPIIRRELTLGAIYIVRNPLDVVDSVGDHWGVDHDRAIAMMNDRNLTIGGPKQDLVTQYLESWSGHVTSWIDQRAFPVHVVCYEDLLARTEITFRNVLTFLGWDPDPERIERAIAETDFRRLQKREKEAGFGERSNKSKSGTFFRSGKAERWRETLSEDQVSRVVEAHAGVMKRFCYQTIVAARESMD, via the coding sequence ATGAAATCACTGGTTTGGCTTGCATCCTATCCGAAGTCGGGCAACACCTGGATGCGTCTGTTATTCGCGGCGTACCAAAAGTCACCGGACGACGAGAAGTTTGAACTCAGCGATGCCTACCACGCCACCATGTCCGAATCACGTCGGCAAGCGTTCGAGCGCATCGCCGGCAAGACAGACCTGACCAATCAAGAGATCGACGAACTACGCGAAGCGGTGCAAATCGACCTTTCAAATCGCGTGCGTCCACCGGTATTGATCAAAACACACAGTGCCCGTGTGCAACACAATGGCTTTCCTATCATTCGCCGTGAACTCACGCTCGGAGCAATCTACATCGTCCGCAACCCGCTGGACGTGGTCGATTCCGTCGGAGACCACTGGGGCGTCGATCACGATCGTGCTATCGCGATGATGAACGATCGCAATCTCACTATCGGCGGCCCCAAACAAGACTTGGTCACGCAGTACCTCGAATCCTGGAGCGGACACGTCACGTCGTGGATTGACCAACGAGCGTTCCCAGTCCATGTCGTCTGCTACGAAGATTTGCTCGCCCGCACCGAAATCACGTTCCGCAATGTCTTGACCTTTCTTGGTTGGGATCCGGACCCCGAGCGAATCGAACGTGCGATCGCGGAGACCGATTTCCGTCGTTTGCAAAAGCGAGAAAAGGAAGCCGGCTTTGGCGAACGAAGCAACAAGAGCAAAAGCGGGACTTTCTTTCGGAGCGGCAAAGCGGAGCGTTGGCGAGAAACGCTTTCCGAGGACCAGGTCAGTCGAGTTGTCGAAGCCCACGCCGGAGTCATGAAGCGATTTTGCTATCAAACGATCGTTGCTGCTCGCGAATCCATGGATTAG